One part of the Ziziphus jujuba cultivar Dongzao chromosome 2, ASM3175591v1 genome encodes these proteins:
- the LOC107417636 gene encoding prefoldin subunit 1, whose amino-acid sequence MADETVRTAFFEIQGRMIEITGKLKQVQNQMRNKEGEKKRAFLTLEELRQLSDDTNTYKSIGRTFVLEPKSDLMNEQEQKLKDSETAIASLQTSKEYLEKQMAEVENNLRELLSQDPGLARQIMTMSVM is encoded by the exons ATGGCCGACGAAACCGTCAGAACG GCATTTTTTGAGATTCAAGGTCGGATGATAGAGATCACCGGCAAACTCAAGCAG GTTCAGAATCAGATGCGAAACAAAGAAGGTGAAAAGAAGCGTGCTTTCTTAACCTTGGAGGAGCTGCGCCAATTGTCTGATGATACAAATACCTATAAATCTATTG GGAGAAC GTTTGTTTTAGAGCCTAAGTCAGATCTAATGAATGAACAAGAGCAAAAGCTGAAGGATAGTGAAACTGCAATTGCCTCATTACAG ACTTCAAAGGAATATCTAGAGAAACAAATGGCAGAAGTAGAGAACAACTTGAGAGAGTTATTGAGTCAAGATCCAGGCCTAGCTCGTCAGATCATGACCATGAGTGTTATGTAa